The Afipia massiliensis genome has a segment encoding these proteins:
- a CDS encoding nitrite/sulfite reductase: protein MYAYDELDRTIVNERVSEFRDQVARRLSGELTEDEFKSLRLMNGVYLQLHAYMLRIAIPYGTLSSKQLRALAHVARKYDRGYGHFTTRQNIQYNWIKLAELPDALADLAKVGIHGMQTSGNCIRNVTSDQWAGVAPGEVEDPRIWAEILRQYSTLHPEFSFLPRKFKFAITASDHDRAAIKVHDIGLRIHRNAAGESGFEVLVGGGLGRTPFIAKTINEFVSHRDILSYVEAILRVYNQYGRRDNIYKARIKILVHELGIEKFKQEVEEEWVQMRDGALALDAAEVEDIRSRFFYPKYEKLSDTPDELKKALQNPNFEAWYKNSVAAHKAPGYGIVTLSLKPVGGPPGDATAEQMDEIADLAEKYSFGEIRVGHEQNLALPHVARRDLPALWRALDKIGVATPNVNLVTDIIACPGLDYCSLANARSIPIAQEITRRFANHDTANLIGRLHVNISGCINACGHHHVGHIGILGVEKNGEEFYQITIGGRADENAVLGHLVGPAVPFDQVADVIEDIVEAYLALRQRPDELFVDAVKRLGVEPFKERVYATR, encoded by the coding sequence ATGTATGCTTACGACGAACTCGACCGGACCATCGTCAACGAACGTGTGTCGGAGTTTCGCGATCAGGTCGCGCGCCGGTTGTCCGGCGAGCTAACCGAGGACGAATTCAAGTCGCTGCGGCTGATGAACGGCGTCTATCTGCAACTGCATGCCTACATGCTGCGGATCGCGATCCCCTACGGCACCCTGTCGTCGAAGCAGCTGCGGGCGCTGGCGCATGTCGCGCGCAAGTACGACCGCGGTTACGGCCACTTCACCACCCGGCAGAACATCCAGTACAACTGGATCAAGCTGGCCGAATTGCCCGACGCGCTGGCTGATCTCGCCAAGGTCGGCATTCACGGCATGCAGACCTCAGGCAATTGCATCCGCAACGTCACCTCCGACCAGTGGGCCGGTGTCGCGCCGGGCGAAGTCGAGGACCCGCGCATCTGGGCGGAAATCCTGCGCCAGTATTCGACGCTGCATCCGGAATTCTCGTTCCTGCCGCGCAAGTTCAAGTTCGCGATCACTGCGTCCGATCACGACCGCGCCGCCATCAAGGTTCACGATATCGGCCTGCGCATTCACCGGAACGCGGCGGGCGAAAGCGGCTTCGAGGTTCTGGTCGGCGGCGGTCTTGGCCGCACCCCGTTCATCGCCAAGACCATCAACGAATTCGTCAGCCACCGCGACATCCTGAGCTATGTCGAGGCGATCCTGCGCGTCTACAATCAGTACGGCCGCCGCGACAACATCTACAAGGCGCGCATCAAGATCCTGGTGCACGAGCTTGGCATCGAGAAGTTCAAGCAGGAGGTCGAGGAGGAGTGGGTGCAGATGCGCGACGGCGCGCTGGCGCTCGACGCCGCCGAGGTCGAAGACATCCGCTCGCGCTTCTTCTATCCCAAGTACGAAAAGCTTTCGGATACGCCGGATGAACTGAAAAAGGCGCTGCAGAATCCGAATTTCGAGGCCTGGTACAAGAACTCCGTCGCTGCACACAAGGCGCCGGGCTACGGCATCGTGACGTTGTCGCTCAAGCCGGTCGGCGGTCCTCCGGGCGACGCCACCGCCGAGCAGATGGACGAGATTGCCGATCTGGCTGAGAAGTATTCGTTCGGCGAAATCCGCGTCGGTCACGAACAGAATCTGGCGCTGCCGCATGTCGCCAGGCGCGACCTGCCGGCGCTGTGGCGCGCGCTCGACAAGATCGGCGTCGCGACGCCGAACGTCAATCTGGTCACCGACATCATCGCATGCCCCGGCCTCGATTACTGCTCGCTGGCAAATGCGCGCTCGATCCCGATCGCGCAGGAAATCACCCGGCGGTTCGCCAATCACGACACCGCCAACCTGATAGGCCGGCTGCACGTCAATATCTCCGGCTGCATCAATGCTTGCGGCCATCATCACGTCGGCCATATCGGTATTCTCGGCGTCGAGAAGAACGGCGAGGAATTTTACCAGATCACCATCGGCGGCCGCGCCGACGAGAATGCCGTGCTCGGCCATCTCGTCGGCCCTGCGGTGCCGTTCGATCAGGTTGCCGATGTGATCGAAGATATCGTCGAGGCCTATCTGGCGCTGCGCCAGCGTCCCGATGAACTGTTCGTCGATGCGGTGAAGCGTCTCGGCGTCGAGCCTTTCAAGGAGCGGGTCTATGCCACTCGTTAA
- the cysD gene encoding sulfate adenylyltransferase subunit CysD codes for MDHLDELEAQSIYIFREAFARLKKLALLWSLGKDSNVMIWLARKAFFGKVPFPALHVDTQKKFPEMYAFRDQYAKEWGLDLKVDFCPPIEEIDPTLPPAARSAARKTEGLKLALAKYGFDGLIAGIRRDEEATRAKERVFSPRGLEGGWDVRDQPPEFWDHFNASPPQGAHLRIHPILHWTEEDIWAYTQRENIPIIPLYLSNNGKRYRSLGDQDITNPVVSNASNIDEILTELKGTKVPERAGRALDHETEDAFERLRVAGYL; via the coding sequence ATGGATCATCTCGACGAGCTCGAAGCGCAGAGCATCTACATTTTCCGCGAGGCCTTCGCCCGTCTGAAAAAGCTCGCGCTGCTCTGGTCGCTCGGCAAAGATTCCAACGTGATGATCTGGCTGGCGCGCAAGGCGTTCTTCGGCAAGGTGCCGTTCCCCGCGCTGCACGTCGACACCCAAAAGAAATTTCCCGAGATGTATGCCTTCCGCGATCAGTACGCGAAGGAATGGGGTCTCGATCTGAAAGTCGATTTCTGCCCGCCGATCGAGGAGATCGATCCGACGCTGCCGCCCGCCGCACGCTCGGCCGCGCGCAAGACGGAAGGCCTGAAGCTCGCACTCGCCAAATATGGCTTCGACGGATTGATCGCCGGCATCCGCCGCGACGAGGAAGCCACCCGCGCGAAAGAGCGCGTGTTCTCGCCGCGCGGGCTTGAGGGCGGCTGGGACGTGCGCGATCAGCCACCGGAATTCTGGGATCACTTCAACGCGTCGCCGCCGCAAGGCGCGCATCTGCGCATCCATCCGATCCTGCATTGGACCGAGGAAGACATCTGGGCTTACACCCAGCGCGAAAACATTCCGATCATCCCGCTCTACCTGTCGAACAACGGCAAGCGCTACCGCTCGCTGGGCGATCAGGACATTACCAACCCGGTCGTATCGAACGCCTCGAACATCGATGAAATCCTGACCGAACTGAAGGGCACGAAAGTGCCGGAGCGCGCCGGCCGCGCGCTCGACCATGAAACCGAAGATGCCTTCGAGCGGCTTCGTGTCGCCGGCTACCTCTGA
- a CDS encoding DUF2849 domain-containing protein: MTSPLQQKIKITGPSIVTANRTGDGAVIYRTPAHRWSDRLSDAAIVRTADDARALLAESVADDIGAVGAYIAPVEIGEDGIRPGNLREKIRQQGVTIDLLVSA, from the coding sequence ATGACCTCACCTCTGCAACAGAAAATCAAGATCACCGGTCCCTCCATTGTCACGGCCAACCGCACCGGCGACGGCGCGGTGATTTACCGGACGCCCGCGCATCGATGGTCGGACAGACTGTCCGACGCCGCCATCGTGCGGACCGCCGACGACGCACGCGCGCTGCTCGCGGAGTCGGTCGCCGATGATATCGGCGCGGTCGGCGCCTACATCGCGCCGGTGGAGATCGGCGAGGATGGCATCCGGCCCGGCAACCTGCGCGAGAAAATCCGCCAGCAGGGCGTCACCATCGATCTTCTCGTCTCGGCCTGA
- the cysC gene encoding adenylyl-sulfate kinase: MNIAVTKASLAPAPNGVTTRPQVRIVIVGHVDHGKSTLVGRLLHETGSLPDGKLEMLQAVSARRGMPFEWSFLLDALQTERDQGITIDTTQIRFRTPSRDVVLIDAPGHAEFLRNMITGASQADGAILIIDALEGVRDQTRRHGYLLHLLGVKQVAVVVNKMDRVDYSAARFKEISNEISAHLTSLGVTPTAIVPISARDGDGVTERTANINWYDGPTVVEAIDGLTPARALDELALRLPVQAIYKFDDRRIVAGRVESGDIGTGDEIVIMPTGKVAKVKSVESWPQTPVFGRQGAGRSVGITLDRELFLERGDVIAHVKAAPRDTRRLRARIFWLHDAPLKAGASVLVRLGTMETRASIVAIDKAVDPGELASIETSSIGRNHVGEIDISLANPVAADPYTDNPRTGRLVIEVNGRIAGGGLVLSVDSGQRAIPVDIVPVESALRPEERSARYGHGGAVVWLTGLPGSGKSTLARALERKLFSRGGSPLLLDGDTLRAGLNGDLGFSPKDRAENIRRLAEMATHLARNGHIAIVAAVSPASDDRAQARRIADNLFREVYVATPAAVCESRDPKGHYAKARAGNLPSFTGIANDYQPPANAELTIDTSTRSVTEAADEIERLLAGTGVLFGELNDLAANI, from the coding sequence ATGAACATCGCTGTCACCAAGGCTTCCCTCGCACCTGCACCGAACGGCGTGACCACCCGCCCGCAGGTCCGCATCGTCATCGTCGGCCATGTCGATCACGGCAAGTCCACGCTGGTCGGCCGCCTGCTGCATGAAACCGGCAGTCTCCCGGACGGCAAGCTGGAAATGCTGCAGGCCGTCAGCGCGCGGCGCGGCATGCCGTTCGAATGGTCGTTTCTTCTGGACGCATTGCAGACCGAGCGCGACCAGGGCATCACCATCGACACCACGCAGATCCGCTTCCGCACGCCCTCGCGCGACGTCGTTCTGATCGATGCGCCGGGCCATGCCGAATTCCTGCGCAACATGATCACCGGCGCATCGCAGGCCGACGGCGCCATTCTCATTATCGATGCGCTGGAAGGCGTGCGCGACCAGACCCGGCGCCACGGCTATCTGCTGCATCTGCTCGGCGTCAAACAGGTCGCCGTCGTGGTCAACAAGATGGACCGCGTCGACTACAGCGCGGCCCGCTTCAAGGAGATCAGCAACGAGATTTCAGCGCATCTCACCAGCCTCGGCGTTACGCCCACCGCCATCGTGCCGATTTCGGCGCGCGACGGCGACGGTGTCACGGAGCGCACCGCCAACATCAACTGGTACGATGGCCCGACCGTGGTCGAGGCCATCGACGGCCTGACCCCGGCGCGCGCGCTGGACGAACTGGCGCTGCGTCTCCCCGTGCAGGCGATCTACAAGTTCGACGACCGCCGCATCGTCGCGGGCCGCGTCGAATCCGGCGACATCGGCACCGGCGACGAAATCGTCATCATGCCCACCGGCAAGGTCGCCAAGGTGAAATCTGTCGAGAGCTGGCCGCAGACACCGGTTTTCGGACGGCAAGGCGCCGGCCGCTCGGTCGGCATCACGCTCGATCGTGAACTGTTTCTGGAACGCGGCGATGTGATCGCCCACGTCAAGGCTGCGCCGCGCGACACCCGCCGTCTGCGCGCCCGCATCTTCTGGCTGCACGACGCCCCTTTGAAGGCCGGTGCATCGGTTCTGGTGCGGCTCGGCACCATGGAAACCCGCGCTTCGATCGTCGCCATCGATAAGGCGGTCGATCCCGGCGAACTCGCGAGCATCGAAACATCCTCCATCGGACGCAATCATGTCGGCGAGATCGACATCTCGCTGGCGAATCCTGTCGCCGCCGATCCCTACACCGACAATCCGCGCACCGGACGCCTCGTGATCGAGGTCAATGGCCGCATCGCCGGCGGTGGCCTCGTGCTGAGCGTCGATTCCGGACAGCGCGCCATTCCCGTCGACATCGTGCCGGTCGAATCCGCGCTACGCCCGGAAGAGCGCTCGGCGCGGTACGGACACGGCGGCGCGGTGGTCTGGCTGACCGGCCTGCCCGGCTCCGGCAAATCCACGTTGGCGCGCGCGCTTGAGCGCAAGCTGTTCAGCCGCGGCGGCTCGCCGCTGCTGCTCGACGGCGACACCTTGCGCGCAGGTCTCAACGGCGACCTCGGCTTCTCGCCGAAGGACCGTGCCGAAAATATCCGCCGCCTGGCTGAGATGGCGACGCATCTCGCGCGCAACGGCCATATCGCCATCGTCGCGGCCGTCTCGCCCGCCAGCGATGACCGCGCGCAGGCGCGGCGCATCGCCGACAATCTGTTCCGCGAAGTCTATGTGGCGACCCCGGCCGCGGTTTGCGAAAGCCGCGATCCGAAGGGCCACTACGCCAAGGCGCGCGCCGGAAACCTGCCGAGCTTTACCGGCATCGCCAACGACTATCAGCCGCCGGCCAATGCCGAACTGACCATCGACACCTCGACACGTTCGGTCACTGAGGCCGCCGACGAGATCGAGCGATTGCTGGCGGGAACAGGCGTGCTGTTCGGCGAACTGAACGATCTCGCGGCGAACATCTAA
- the cysG gene encoding siroheme synthase CysG, whose protein sequence is MRFLPVFLDLQAGPVVLVGEGELAQAKLRLLLAADARVRWFATDGQHDLSRLDAASAARVERADGDPLTADLSNVIAILCAGAGETGHAMAARARARGIPVNVMDEVAHSTFIFPAIVDRGDVVVAVGTGGASPVVARRVRERIETLLPARIGDLASFAGRWRDAIKAKLPEVAMRRLFWERVIDGPIGADVLAGRVDDAERKLTSIHDPVAFAASGGEGIVTLVGAGPGDPDLLTVKALRALQDADVVFYDDLVSPEILDRARRDAARVPVGRRVGKPGIGQDKIHRLLIEAAQSGKRAVRLKGGDPFIFGRGGEEIAALRAAGVAYAVIPGITAGLGAAAESEVPLTYRQEALRITFLTAHKAEDAGNVDWSALTDTKMTVVVYMGMTAAPTIRAGLLKAGRSPDTPVGVFARVTRPDSKAVVGKLRDLPSLADQVKPGPAILIIGDVVSRSAPWRNGNLQATPDDLISDLLMAAE, encoded by the coding sequence ATGCGGTTTTTGCCGGTATTCCTTGATCTGCAAGCTGGACCAGTCGTTCTGGTCGGCGAGGGCGAGCTTGCGCAGGCCAAATTGCGCCTGCTGCTGGCGGCGGATGCGCGCGTGCGATGGTTCGCCACCGATGGCCAACACGATCTCTCGCGGCTTGATGCTGCGTCAGCCGCGCGCGTCGAACGCGCTGACGGCGATCCGCTCACCGCCGATCTTTCCAACGTCATTGCAATTCTGTGCGCAGGCGCCGGTGAGACCGGTCACGCCATGGCGGCGCGCGCGCGTGCGCGCGGCATTCCCGTCAACGTGATGGACGAGGTCGCGCATTCGACTTTCATCTTCCCGGCCATCGTCGATCGCGGCGATGTGGTCGTTGCAGTTGGCACCGGTGGTGCTTCGCCTGTGGTTGCGCGCCGTGTCCGCGAACGGATCGAAACACTGCTGCCGGCGCGCATCGGCGATCTCGCATCGTTCGCCGGGCGCTGGCGCGACGCCATCAAGGCGAAGCTTCCCGAAGTGGCGATGCGCCGGCTGTTCTGGGAGCGTGTGATCGACGGCCCGATCGGCGCGGACGTTCTGGCCGGGCGCGTTGACGACGCCGAGCGCAAGCTGACATCGATTCATGATCCGGTGGCGTTTGCGGCAAGCGGCGGCGAGGGCATCGTCACGCTGGTCGGCGCAGGGCCGGGCGATCCCGATCTGCTCACCGTCAAGGCGCTGCGCGCGCTGCAAGACGCCGACGTCGTTTTCTACGATGATCTTGTATCGCCTGAAATTCTCGACCGCGCGCGCCGTGACGCCGCGCGGGTGCCGGTCGGCCGACGTGTCGGCAAACCCGGCATCGGCCAGGACAAGATTCATCGCCTGCTGATCGAGGCTGCACAGTCCGGTAAACGCGCGGTGCGGCTGAAGGGCGGCGATCCTTTCATCTTCGGGCGCGGCGGCGAGGAAATCGCGGCGCTGCGCGCGGCGGGCGTCGCTTATGCCGTCATTCCAGGCATCACCGCCGGGCTCGGTGCCGCCGCAGAATCCGAAGTGCCGCTGACCTATCGTCAGGAGGCGCTGCGCATCACTTTCCTCACCGCACACAAGGCGGAAGATGCCGGCAATGTCGACTGGTCCGCGCTGACCGACACCAAAATGACCGTCGTTGTCTACATGGGCATGACGGCGGCGCCGACCATTCGTGCAGGCCTGCTCAAAGCGGGACGCTCGCCCGATACGCCGGTCGGCGTGTTCGCGCGGGTGACGCGGCCGGATTCAAAGGCCGTGGTCGGCAAGCTCCGCGATCTGCCGTCACTCGCCGATCAGGTGAAGCCCGGTCCCGCAATCCTGATCATTGGCGACGTCGTTTCCCGCTCCGCTCCATGGCGGAATGGAAATCTGCAAGCAACCCCCGATGACCTCATCTCTGACCTATTGATGGCTGCCGAATGA
- a CDS encoding phosphoadenylyl-sulfate reductase → MTTAAPSFLSQAPAAPSSSLIVAEAAELDRALAKASPAEIIAAAVRQVGRDRLAVVSSFGTESAALLKIAADVDPAIPVVFLDTGWLFEETLAYRDTLTKLLGLTDVRTIHPLSDTLAREDKDRDLWFSNPDQCCFIRKVEPLARALSSFDGWINGRKRFQGGDRAAIPVVEADGARLKFNPLANVLQDELKALYAAMDLPPHPLVASGFSSIGCMPCTSRTLPGEDPRAGRWRDRGKTECGIHVTKTS, encoded by the coding sequence ATGACGACCGCTGCACCGTCGTTCCTGTCGCAGGCTCCTGCTGCCCCTTCGTCATCGCTGATCGTTGCGGAGGCCGCTGAGCTTGATCGCGCGCTCGCCAAGGCGTCGCCGGCGGAAATCATCGCCGCTGCGGTACGGCAGGTTGGCCGTGACAGGCTCGCCGTGGTGTCGTCGTTCGGCACGGAATCCGCGGCGTTGCTGAAGATTGCAGCCGATGTCGATCCGGCGATTCCGGTGGTGTTTCTCGATACCGGCTGGCTGTTCGAGGAAACGCTGGCCTATCGCGACACGCTGACCAAACTTCTCGGATTGACCGATGTGCGCACGATTCATCCGCTGAGCGATACGCTCGCGCGCGAGGACAAGGATCGCGATCTGTGGTTTTCGAATCCGGATCAGTGCTGCTTCATTCGCAAGGTGGAACCGCTGGCGCGTGCACTGTCGTCGTTCGACGGCTGGATCAACGGCCGCAAGCGGTTTCAGGGCGGCGACCGCGCCGCAATTCCTGTCGTCGAAGCCGATGGTGCGCGGCTGAAATTCAATCCGCTCGCCAATGTGTTGCAGGACGAGTTGAAAGCGCTGTATGCGGCCATGGATCTTCCGCCGCATCCATTGGTCGCATCCGGATTCAGCTCGATCGGGTGTATGCCTTGCACCAGCCGCACGCTCCCCGGCGAGGATCCGCGCGCGGGCCGTTGGCGCGACAGAGGCAAGACGGAGTGCGGTATTCACGTCACCAAAACCTCTTAA
- the cysP gene encoding thiosulfate ABC transporter substrate-binding protein CysP translates to MRKILIALAASVSIASSAQAQTPNTLLNVSYDIARELYAAINVEFAKQWKAKTGQDVTINQSHNGSTRQARAILEGLEADVVTFNQVPDVQVLHDKGKLIPADWQKRLPNNSSPYYSLPAFLVRAGNPKNIKDWDDLVKPGVQVIFPNPKTSGNAKYTYLAAYAFAKSKYDSAEKADEFVKKLFGNVPVFDTGGRAATTTFVERQTGDVLITFEAETNGIRDIAGADKYQVIVPSQSLLAEFPVAVIDKFADKHGTQALAKAYLEFLYTPDGQTILAKQYNRVNDKTVAEKFKDKFPAVKLVTIEKEFGGWDKVNAEHLNPGAKLDQLFGGANR, encoded by the coding sequence TTGCGCAAGATTCTCATCGCTCTCGCCGCCAGCGTCAGCATCGCCTCATCCGCGCAGGCGCAAACGCCGAACACGCTTCTGAACGTCTCCTACGACATCGCCCGCGAACTCTATGCGGCGATCAACGTCGAGTTCGCCAAGCAGTGGAAGGCCAAGACCGGCCAGGACGTGACCATCAACCAGTCGCACAATGGCTCCACGCGTCAGGCCCGCGCCATCCTCGAAGGACTCGAGGCCGACGTCGTGACCTTCAATCAGGTGCCGGACGTGCAGGTGCTGCACGACAAGGGCAAGCTCATTCCGGCCGACTGGCAGAAGCGGCTGCCGAACAATTCCTCGCCGTATTATTCGCTGCCCGCATTCCTCGTGCGCGCGGGCAACCCGAAGAACATCAAGGACTGGGACGATCTGGTGAAGCCCGGCGTGCAGGTGATCTTCCCGAATCCGAAGACCTCGGGCAATGCCAAGTACACTTATCTGGCCGCCTACGCCTTCGCCAAGAGCAAGTACGACAGCGCCGAGAAGGCCGATGAATTCGTCAAGAAGCTGTTCGGCAATGTGCCGGTGTTTGATACCGGCGGCCGCGCCGCGACCACGACCTTCGTCGAACGCCAGACCGGCGACGTGCTGATTACGTTTGAAGCCGAAACCAACGGGATTCGCGACATTGCCGGTGCCGACAAGTATCAGGTCATCGTGCCGTCGCAGAGCCTGCTGGCTGAATTTCCGGTGGCCGTGATCGACAAGTTCGCCGACAAGCACGGCACGCAGGCGCTCGCCAAGGCCTATCTGGAATTTCTGTACACGCCGGACGGACAGACCATTCTGGCCAAGCAGTACAACCGCGTGAACGACAAGACGGTCGCGGAGAAATTCAAGGACAAGTTCCCGGCAGTGAAGCTCGTCACCATCGAGAAGGAATTCGGCGGCTGGGACAAGGTCAACGCCGAGCACCTCAATCCCGGCGCGAAACTCGACCAGCTGTTCGGCGGCGCGAACAGGTAA
- a CDS encoding sulfate ABC transporter substrate-binding protein yields the protein MELEMVRPNPVIARLLVAGSLIWAGSALAADVSLLNVSYDPTRELYSDFNKAFSAAYQKETGKSIEIKQSHGGSGSQARSVIDGLKADVVTLALAYDIDAIAGKNLIAKDWQAKLPQNASPYTSTIVFLVRKGNPKGIKDWDDLVKSGVQVITPNPKTSGGARWNYLAAWGYALKKYGGEDKARKFVGDVFKNVPVLDTGARGSTVTFVERGVGDVLLAWENEAFLAVKEFGKDKFEIVAPPLSILAEPPIALVDTVADRKGTRAAAEAYLKYWYTKEGQEIAARNFYRPRDAAVGEKYADSFAKVNLFTIDDVFGGWTKAQKEHFAEGGVFDQIYKN from the coding sequence ATGGAGCTTGAAATGGTTCGCCCCAATCCTGTTATCGCCCGTCTCCTGGTGGCCGGAAGTTTGATCTGGGCCGGTTCTGCGCTTGCCGCGGATGTGTCGCTGCTGAACGTGTCGTACGATCCGACGCGCGAGCTGTACTCCGATTTCAACAAGGCGTTCTCCGCCGCGTACCAGAAGGAAACCGGCAAGAGCATCGAGATCAAGCAGTCGCATGGCGGATCGGGTTCGCAGGCGCGCTCGGTGATCGATGGTTTGAAAGCCGACGTGGTGACGCTGGCGCTCGCCTATGACATCGACGCGATCGCGGGCAAGAACCTGATCGCGAAGGACTGGCAGGCAAAGCTTCCGCAGAATGCGTCGCCCTATACCTCGACCATCGTGTTCCTCGTGCGCAAGGGCAACCCCAAGGGCATCAAGGACTGGGACGATCTGGTGAAGAGCGGCGTGCAGGTCATCACGCCGAATCCCAAGACGTCGGGCGGCGCGCGCTGGAATTATCTCGCGGCGTGGGGCTACGCGCTGAAGAAGTACGGCGGCGAGGACAAGGCAAGGAAGTTTGTCGGCGACGTCTTCAAGAATGTGCCGGTGCTCGATACGGGCGCGCGCGGCTCAACCGTGACGTTCGTTGAACGGGGCGTCGGCGACGTGCTGCTGGCCTGGGAGAACGAAGCCTTCCTTGCGGTGAAGGAATTCGGCAAGGACAAGTTTGAGATCGTGGCGCCGCCGCTGTCGATCCTGGCCGAGCCGCCGATTGCGCTGGTGGATACGGTGGCCGACAGGAAAGGCACCCGTGCCGCCGCTGAAGCTTACCTGAAATACTGGTACACCAAGGAAGGCCAGGAAATCGCGGCGCGGAATTTCTATCGCCCGCGCGATGCCGCGGTCGGCGAGAAGTATGCGGACTCCTTTGCAAAGGTTAACCTTTTCACCATCGACGACGTGTTCGGCGGCTGGACCAAGGCGCAAAAGGAACACTTCGCCGAGGGCGGCGTTTTTGATCAGATCTACAAGAACTGA
- a CDS encoding DUF934 domain-containing protein yields MPLVKGNTVVADDYVHLADDAELPADGAVLITAERFLADPEAALSRKDKTGVIWPNNRDVDDLLPHLDRLAAVALVFPVFRDGRAYTQARLLRERFKFRGELRAIGQVLRDQFVFMLRAGFDAFEVKKQSDADAFANVAKRYSVFYQPTGDGRITAFHRRLMHLPEGVRS; encoded by the coding sequence ATGCCACTCGTTAAGGGCAACACCGTCGTCGCCGACGACTACGTGCATCTGGCCGACGACGCGGAGCTTCCCGCTGACGGCGCGGTGCTGATCACGGCCGAGCGGTTTCTTGCCGATCCCGAGGCTGCGCTGTCGCGCAAGGACAAGACCGGCGTGATCTGGCCGAACAACCGCGACGTCGACGATCTGCTGCCGCATCTCGACAGACTGGCGGCGGTGGCGCTGGTGTTTCCGGTGTTCCGGGACGGGCGTGCCTACACCCAGGCGCGGCTGCTGCGTGAGCGTTTCAAGTTTCGGGGCGAGTTGCGCGCCATCGGTCAGGTGCTGCGCGACCAGTTCGTGTTCATGCTGCGCGCCGGGTTTGATGCTTTTGAGGTCAAGAAGCAGAGCGACGCCGACGCCTTCGCCAATGTCGCGAAGCGCTATTCGGTGTTCTATCAGCCGACCGGCGACGGCCGCATCACCGCGTTTCACCGCCGGCTGATGCATCTGCCGGAAGGAGTGCGCTCATGA
- the cysT gene encoding sulfate ABC transporter permease subunit CysT, which translates to MRRRVIPGFGLALGTTVLYLGAIVLLPLCALLLKASGIGLTQLGEILSSPRTLAAIKLTVSMAFAATIFNAIYGLLLAWVLARYSFPGKRILDALVDVPFALPTAVAGLALTALFAKNGWFGAPLDKIGITVAYTPLGIALAMAFTSIPFVVRTVQPVIEDLGSEVEEAGRSLGASDVQILWKIIFPAIFPAFLAGCSLSFARSLGEFGAVIFIAGNQPMKTEIVALLTFIRLEEYNYEAAAAIAAVMLVMAFIMLVITNAVQVWHLRYVGRGEV; encoded by the coding sequence TTGCGGCGCCGGGTCATCCCAGGTTTCGGACTGGCATTGGGAACAACCGTTCTCTATCTCGGGGCGATCGTGCTGCTGCCGTTGTGCGCGCTGCTGCTGAAAGCCTCGGGGATCGGACTGACGCAGCTCGGCGAGATCCTCTCGTCGCCGCGCACGCTGGCGGCGATCAAACTGACCGTCTCGATGGCCTTCGCGGCCACTATCTTCAATGCAATCTATGGCCTGCTGCTGGCATGGGTGCTGGCGCGCTACAGTTTTCCCGGCAAACGCATCCTCGATGCGCTGGTCGATGTTCCGTTCGCGCTGCCGACCGCCGTCGCAGGCCTCGCGCTGACAGCCCTGTTCGCGAAGAACGGATGGTTCGGTGCACCGCTCGACAAAATCGGCATCACAGTCGCCTACACGCCGCTCGGCATCGCCCTCGCCATGGCCTTCACCAGCATTCCCTTCGTGGTGCGCACGGTGCAGCCCGTTATCGAGGATCTCGGTTCGGAGGTCGAGGAAGCAGGCCGCTCGCTCGGCGCCAGCGATGTCCAGATTTTGTGGAAGATCATTTTTCCGGCGATCTTCCCGGCATTCCTCGCCGGATGCTCGCTGTCGTTCGCGCGCAGCCTCGGCGAGTTCGGCGCGGTGATCTTCATCGCCGGCAACCAGCCGATGAAAACCGAGATTGTCGCGCTGCTGACCTTCATCCGGCTCGAGGAATACAACTACGAGGCGGCAGCAGCGATTGCCGCCGTGATGCTGGTGATGGCGTTCATCATGCTCGTCATCACCAATGCCGTGCAGGTCTGGCACCTGCGGTACGTCGGGCGCGGAGAAGTGTGA